DNA sequence from the Janibacter sp. CX7 genome:
GCGAGCAGCGCGACGGCCGGGCCGAAGGCCTTGTAGGCGAAGATCGCGAAGGCGAGCTCGGCGCCGATGCCCTGCGCGAGGCCGGAGAGGATCGTCGTCGCGCCCCACTGGTTGCCGAAGAGCGCCGAGACGACCGCGGCGATGAGCTCGCACGCGACGGCCGCGCCGGGGCGGCGCACGACGAGCCCACCGACGACGCCGGCGATGAACCAGAAGCCGACGACGAGGCCCATCGCGGGCTGGAAGGCGGAGCCGACGACCGAGAGCGGCCCGGCGTAGACGAGGTTGTAGCCCCAGTAGGCGACGCCGAAGGCCACGCCGAGGAAGGCGACGGTCAGCAGGTCGACGGTGCGCCAGCCCATGAGGGGGCGGGTCGCGAGGACGGTGCCGGCGCGGGACGCGGCCGGCGTCTTGGTGGTGGTCATGCTGATGCTTCTCCTGTGTGGGTTCCACAGGGAGGGATCGGCGCCGTCACCCGGCCACGGGCCGTGCGTCGACGACGTTCCCTGAGACTCGACTCCCTACGCCGGTGCTAGCCGGATCAGGTACGAGGGTCTGCGGTCACCCGCACTCTCAGCGCTGCTGCGCTCCCCTGTCGTGCCCGGCCAGCATAGCCGCGCGGGTGGACGGGCGGTCCGCCGTGCCCGTCCTGTGGCAGGGTTGGAGACGTACCGGGTGGCGGCGACCGTCGCCACCTCCGCAGCGTGTGTGTACGAAAGGACGTCTCGTGGGCAACATGGTCTGGAAGGTGCTGGGCACCGGCTCGGCGATCATCGCCGGCATCGTCGCCAACAAGGTCATCTCCATCGCGTGGTCGCGCCTCGGCAAGGGCGAGACGATCGACCCCAACAACCCCGAGAACCCCATCGGCGAGGCCATCGCCTTCGCCGCCCTCGCCGGTCTGGCGATGGGCCTGGCCCGCACCATGGCCACGCGCCAGGCGGCGAGCTTCTACAAGAAGTCCGCGGGTCACCTGCCCGAGGCCATGCAGTCCGTCCAGGGAGAGCTGGACAAGGTCTCCTGATGCGCGGCGTCTCCATCACCGAGCCCGGTGACGCCGACGTCCTGCAGGTCACCGAGGTCGAGGCCCCCACGGCCGGCCCGGGCGACGTCGTCGTCGACATGGTGGCCGCCGGGGTCAACCGCGCCGACGTCATGCAGCGGCTCGGGCACTACCCGCCGCCCGCGGGCGCCTCGCCACTGCCGGGCCTCGAGGTCTCGGGCACGATCCGCGAGGTCGGTCCCGGTGTCGAGGGCTGGTCCGTGGGCGACGAGGTCTGCGCCCTCGTCGACGGTGGCGGCTATGCGGAGCAGGTCCGGGTGCCTGCGGCACAGCTCCTCCCCGTGCCGAAGGGAGTGAGCCTCACCGAGGCCGCGGGGTTGCCCGAGGTCGCGTGCACGGTCTGGTCCAACGTCTTCATGACGGCCAACCTCCAGCCCGGCGAGGTCTTCCTCGTCCACGGCGGGTCGTCGGGCATCGGCACGATGGCGATCCAGCTCGCCACGGCCGCCGGAGCGCGGGTGGCGGTGACTGCCGGCTCGCAGGACAAGCTCGACGTCTGCCGCGACCTCGGCGCGCAGATCCTCGTCAACTACCGAGAGCAGGACTTCGTCGAGGAGGTGCGCGCGGCGACCGACGGTCACGGGGCCGACGTCGTCCTCGACCTCATGGGCGCCAAGTACCTGCCCCGCAATGTCGACCTGCTGGCGACGTCGGGCCGGCTCGTCGTCATCGGCCTCATGGGCGGCCGCAAGGGCGAGCTCGACCTCGGCAAGCTGCTGAGCAAGCGCGCCGCGGTCATCGCGACCTCGCTGCGGGCCCGCCCCGCTGCGGAAAAGGCGGCGATCGTCGCCGCGGTCCGCGAGCACGTGTGGCCGCTGGTCGAGGACGGTGCCGTGCGCCCGATCGTCCAGGGCACCTACCCGCTCGAGCGCGCCGCCGACGCCCACCGCGAGCTCGAGGCGAGCGGTCACATCGGCAAGATCCTGCTCACCGCCTGAGCCACCCCCTTCGCCCGGCCCCCCAACCCTGCAAAACCCTAGGGTCCTGCAGAGTTGCCCGGCCCCAACCCTGCAAAACCCTAGGGTCCTGCAGAGTCAGGGGGTCGGGGTGAGGCGGCCGTCGTCGAGGTGCCAGCGGGCGGGGGCGATCTCGGCGACCTCGGGGTCGTGCGTCGCCAGGAGCACCGTCGCGCCACGGCGGGCGAGGTCCTCGAGCAGCACCACGACCCGCTCGCGGGTGTCGTGGTCGAGCTCGGAGGTGGGTTCGTCGGCGAGCAGCACCGCCGCCCCCGCCCCCAGGCGAAGGGAGGCCAGCGCCAGTCCCCGAGCCACGGCCACGCGCTGCCGCTGACCGCCGGAGAGCTCCTCGGCGAGGTGGTCGCCGTGCTCGTCGAGCCCGACGGAGGCGAGCGCGTGGTCGGCCTGGGCGAGCGCGTCCCCGCCGGGCACACCGGCTGCGACGAGTGGCACCGCGACGTTGTCGCGGGCGGTGAGG
Encoded proteins:
- a CDS encoding DUF4235 domain-containing protein, which codes for MVWKVLGTGSAIIAGIVANKVISIAWSRLGKGETIDPNNPENPIGEAIAFAALAGLAMGLARTMATRQAASFYKKSAGHLPEAMQSVQGELDKVS
- a CDS encoding ECF transporter S component; the protein is MTTTKTPAASRAGTVLATRPLMGWRTVDLLTVAFLGVAFGVAYWGYNLVYAGPLSVVGSAFQPAMGLVVGFWFIAGVVGGLVVRRPGAAVACELIAAVVSALFGNQWGATTILSGLAQGIGAELAFAIFAYKAFGPAVALLAGALSAPLEWVYEIVWYFADWTWTWKLAYLPLMVVSGIVIAGLGGWALTRALAAAGALNPFPPGQEQLERRAV
- a CDS encoding ABC transporter ATP-binding protein → MSPGSPATTNAPDRTGGVLVLDDVSVRYGEVVAVDGASATARPGEVTAVTGHSGAGKTSLLWAVGGLLAPGQASGSITLGDTAIGEEATSRAAGAVLIPQGSALAEVLTARDNVAVPLVAAGVPGGDALAQADHALASVGLDEHGDHLAEELSGGQRQRVAVARGLALASLRLGAGAAVLLADEPTSELDHDTRERVVVLLEDLARRGATVLLATHDPEVAEIAPARWHLDDGRLTPTP
- a CDS encoding NAD(P)H-quinone oxidoreductase; the encoded protein is MRGVSITEPGDADVLQVTEVEAPTAGPGDVVVDMVAAGVNRADVMQRLGHYPPPAGASPLPGLEVSGTIREVGPGVEGWSVGDEVCALVDGGGYAEQVRVPAAQLLPVPKGVSLTEAAGLPEVACTVWSNVFMTANLQPGEVFLVHGGSSGIGTMAIQLATAAGARVAVTAGSQDKLDVCRDLGAQILVNYREQDFVEEVRAATDGHGADVVLDLMGAKYLPRNVDLLATSGRLVVIGLMGGRKGELDLGKLLSKRAAVIATSLRARPAAEKAAIVAAVREHVWPLVEDGAVRPIVQGTYPLERAADAHRELEASGHIGKILLTA